One stretch of Firmicutes bacterium CAG:345 DNA includes these proteins:
- a CDS encoding lacto-N-biosidase (product inferred by homology to UniProt) — MANNKELQINADEKYDLVLKDFEESTITIFATFTIDTNKEFNLSWKIDIPEDYYTLYFLNSEGKELSNNCKVKYGSEIKIMFEINKDKLDAGYKLISIISNNNTEIIDEGDGFYSFTLTSDTEITFNIEAPKPNPKSIEIYKSSDNTLVEETLEIEVGTSIELLAIVKPDGADQSITWKSDNSDIVSVDNGTLTANKLNDTNKDIYIYVTSTINSEAYTLFEVKVIEKKKITAISTKYTFSGTKENDSAITDEKISEKLINSSDNDLILLSKLTKIYGDINQIKLGSSKYSGSFEINLSNNFKDTYYIKELSIECEKYGKETFKLVINKNTFELSETNNIAIYENTNKSTAPITVSSVNRIYIKSITVTIEKL; from the coding sequence ATGGCAAATAATAAAGAACTTCAAATTAATGCTGACGAAAAATATGATTTAGTTTTAAAAGATTTTGAAGAATCTACTATCACAATTTTCGCCACATTCACTATCGATACTAATAAAGAATTTAATCTTAGTTGGAAAATTGATATTCCAGAAGACTACTATACTTTATATTTTTTAAATAGTGAAGGCAAAGAATTATCTAACAACTGCAAAGTTAAATATGGTTCTGAAATAAAAATAATGTTTGAAATAAATAAAGACAAATTAGATGCTGGTTACAAACTCATAAGTATTATTAGTAATAACAACACAGAAATAATAGATGAAGGCGATGGATTTTATTCATTTACTCTTACTTCAGATACAGAAATAACTTTCAATATTGAAGCACCTAAACCAAATCCTAAAAGTATAGAAATATATAAAAGTTCAGATAATACTCTTGTTGAAGAAACTCTAGAAATAGAAGTAGGAACTTCAATTGAATTACTTGCCATTGTTAAACCCGATGGTGCTGATCAATCTATAACTTGGAAATCTGATAATTCAGATATAGTAAGTGTAGATAATGGAACATTAACTGCCAATAAACTTAATGATACTAACAAAGATATCTATATTTATGTAACTTCAACTATTAACTCTGAAGCCTATACTCTTTTTGAAGTAAAAGTAATAGAAAAGAAAAAAATTACTGCCATTTCTACTAAATATACATTTTCTGGAACTAAAGAAAATGATTCAGCAATAACTGATGAAAAAATTTCTGAAAAATTAATTAATAGTTCTGATAATGATTTAATTTTATTATCTAAATTAACAAAAATTTATGGTGATATAAATCAAATTAAACTTGGTAGTAGTAAATATAGTGGTAGTTTCGAAATTAATTTATCAAATAATTTTAAAGATACTTATTATATAAAAGAATTATCCATAGAATGTGAAAAATATGGTAAAGAAACATTTAAATTAGTTATAAATAAGAATACTTTTGAATTATCTGAAACAAATAATATTGCAATATATGAAAATACTAATAAATCAACTGCTCCAATTACTGTATCATCAGTAAATAGAATCTACATCAAATCCATCACTGTAACAATAGAAAAGCTTTAG
- a CDS encoding unknown (no significant homology to UniProt), producing the protein MSWGANGNIAYASSGTNNFRLTGINSSDIASFIPEQTIIEFEGDLNIDKGSDYAYPTYIIKVEKYSSVTKKDNLETPVVYNLNKDSIVELKEDLINAKVNVTDAIVKSYNSPSKKNRSIKSAKVNECFQFSIANSDVDYYLYTKGDTDNQEFLGSLKIGDRFSFSAFVTIYKQIFEFQHITHIEKFFFLLLQ; encoded by the coding sequence ATGTCATGGGGGGCAAATGGCAATATCGCCTATGCTTCTAGTGGTACCAATAATTTTCGTCTCACAGGAATCAATTCTTCTGATATAGCAAGTTTTATACCTGAACAAACTATCATTGAATTCGAAGGTGATTTAAATATTGATAAAGGTTCAGATTATGCTTATCCTACTTATATAATTAAAGTAGAAAAATATAGCAGTGTTACAAAAAAAGACAACTTAGAAACTCCTGTTGTCTATAATCTTAATAAAGATTCAATTGTCGAATTAAAAGAAGATTTAATCAATGCTAAAGTCAATGTTACCGATGCAATAGTTAAATCATACAATTCACCTTCTAAAAAGAATCGTTCAATCAAAAGCGCAAAAGTTAATGAATGTTTCCAATTCAGTATTGCAAATAGTGACGTGGATTATTACTTATATACAAAAGGAGATACTGATAATCAAGAATTTCTCGGTTCACTAAAAATTGGTGACCGCTTTAGTTTCTCTGCTTTTGTTACTATTTATAAACAAATTTTCGAATTCCAACACATTACTCACATTGAAAAATTTTTCTTCCTTCTACTTCAGTAG
- a CDS encoding prepilin-type N-terminal cleavage/methylation domain-containing protein (product inferred by homology to UniProt): MSKKISKKLKKAFTLVELVIVIAIIAILTSVSVVTYFGVTNSARKYVLTEEATSLKKELQVVSASAGTGDYEKLSWSKVNGFTFSTSSETKDVDRLKELLKEDGLKGTMEEYSNTKDNSIKEIIYSSTNYNQIAIIDTTNWNINYENKPGQGEAIPAQLKNIKDYENGTKIKSRGYVMGGKWQYRLCF; encoded by the coding sequence ATGAGCAAAAAAATTAGTAAAAAGTTAAAGAAAGCTTTTACTTTGGTTGAACTAGTAATTGTCATAGCTATAATTGCTATTTTAACCTCTGTTTCTGTCGTCACTTATTTCGGTGTTACAAATAGTGCAAGAAAATATGTTTTAACCGAAGAAGCAACGAGCTTAAAAAAGGAATTACAAGTTGTCTCCGCAAGTGCAGGAACCGGTGATTATGAAAAATTATCCTGGAGTAAAGTTAATGGATTTACCTTCTCCACTTCTTCTGAAACAAAAGATGTCGATAGACTAAAAGAACTTTTAAAAGAAGATGGATTAAAAGGGACTATGGAAGAATATTCCAATACCAAAGATAATTCAATTAAAGAAATTATCTATTCTTCTACTAATTATAATCAAATTGCCATTATCGATACTACAAACTGGAATATCAATTATGAAAATAAACCTGGACAAGGAGAAGCTATCCCTGCCCAATTAAAAAATATAAAAGATTATGAAAACGGCACCAAAATAAAATCCCGTGGATATGTCATGGGGGGCAAATGGCAATATCGCCTATGCTTCTAG
- a CDS encoding anti-sigma F factor antagonist (product inferred by homology to UniProt), translated as MENKIRISTFDNGLIIKISGELDSYKTLAYKTKIRKEMERSQPLYLIFDFKNLQFLDSAGIGLVLGRYNEVKNYGGEVGVIGLSSYAEKIVKISGLSSVIGIYKSLAQFKKEVEVKNG; from the coding sequence ATGGAAAACAAAATAAGAATCTCAACCTTTGATAATGGACTTATTATCAAGATATCTGGTGAGCTAGATTCTTATAAAACTTTAGCATATAAAACCAAGATCAGAAAAGAGATGGAAAGATCTCAACCATTATATTTGATCTTTGATTTTAAAAATCTTCAATTTCTTGACAGTGCCGGAATTGGCCTTGTTCTCGGTCGGTATAACGAGGTCAAAAACTATGGAGGAGAAGTTGGAGTAATAGGCCTATCAAGCTATGCTGAAAAGATTGTGAAGATAAGCGGCTTATCTTCAGTAATCGGTATTTATAAGTCACTAGCTCAATTTAAAAAGGAGGTAGAAGTAAAAAATGGATAA
- a CDS encoding anti-sigma F factor (product inferred by homology to UniProt) translates to MDNSMEIKFRATLLNEGLARIAVVQFINYLHPTMETIGEIKTIISEAVSNAIIHGYKMDDSKDVFLRATVEKDVLEIVVTDFGKGIEDLELARKPHYTTRPDLERAGMGLTIIDTLSDEFILRSVVNMGTKVIVKKKIHCTNLNEEESGSYIK, encoded by the coding sequence ATGGATAATAGTATGGAGATTAAATTTCGGGCAACATTATTAAATGAAGGATTAGCGAGAATTGCTGTTGTGCAATTTATCAATTATTTGCATCCGACTATGGAGACCATCGGTGAAATAAAAACCATAATTTCCGAAGCGGTAAGCAATGCCATAATTCATGGATATAAGATGGATGATTCCAAGGATGTATTTTTAAGAGCGACTGTAGAAAAAGATGTTCTTGAAATTGTTGTAACTGATTTTGGAAAAGGAATAGAAGATTTGGAACTAGCTAGAAAGCCACATTATACAACAAGACCAGATTTAGAAAGAGCGGGAATGGGCTTAACAATTATCGATACGCTTTCTGATGAATTCATCTTGAGATCGGTGGTTAATATGGGTACTAAAGTTATAGTTAAAAAGAAAATTCATTGCACAAATCTTAACGAGGAAGAAAGTGGAAGTTATATCAAGTAA
- a CDS encoding rNA polymerase sigma factor (product inferred by homology to UniProt): protein MEVISSNELFKKAQQGSEEALNILYQQNKNLIYSILKRYNYQSQDQEDLVSSGSIGLIKAIKNFNVDLNLCFSTYAVPLILGEIRKYFREKNGLKVSRGLKEKGAEVQKFIENYLSKNQEEPSIETIGKNLNLSDEEVIMALEAGYQVTSLDKTHGKDNDTDLKDLIGEDNQKEIIDKMDVELALSVLTSKERLFVELRYYENLTQQEIAERFFINQVAISRMEKKILEKMRKKLLQN, encoded by the coding sequence GTGGAAGTTATATCAAGTAATGAATTATTTAAAAAAGCTCAACAAGGATCGGAAGAAGCTTTAAATATTCTTTATCAGCAAAATAAAAATTTAATCTATTCAATTTTAAAAAGATATAATTATCAGTCACAAGATCAAGAAGATTTAGTATCTTCAGGGAGTATTGGTTTAATCAAAGCAATTAAAAATTTTAATGTGGATTTAAATCTCTGTTTTTCAACTTATGCGGTTCCTTTAATTCTTGGAGAAATAAGAAAATATTTTCGTGAAAAAAATGGTTTAAAAGTCAGCAGAGGATTAAAAGAGAAAGGAGCAGAAGTACAGAAGTTCATCGAAAATTATCTCAGTAAAAATCAAGAAGAACCCAGTATTGAAACAATTGGAAAAAATTTGAATCTCAGCGATGAAGAAGTAATTATGGCTTTAGAAGCCGGTTATCAAGTAACTTCTCTTGATAAAACACATGGAAAAGACAATGATACTGATTTGAAAGATTTGATCGGCGAAGATAACCAAAAAGAAATAATTGATAAAATGGATGTTGAACTAGCATTATCTGTTTTAACCTCCAAAGAAAGATTATTTGTGGAATTAAGATATTATGAAAATCTAACTCAACAGGAAATAGCGGAACGTTTTTTTATCAATCAAGTTGCGATATCACGTATGGAAAAAAAGATTTTAGAAAAGATGAGAAAGAAATTACTTCAAAATTAG
- a CDS encoding stage V sporulation protein AC (product inferred by homology to UniProt) has product MNSEEFLKLAEKQKPKKHAFLHSILAFLCGGIIGLLGQLEYNLLIKYGQLDQKSSLTLVSITFIFISVFLTFLGAYKKLGQIFGAGLFIPITGFANSMASAAIEYKSEGPIFGLGSKMFSLAGSVVVYGILAAFFYALIYFLLMKLGIVYAVI; this is encoded by the coding sequence ATGAATTCAGAAGAGTTTTTAAAATTAGCAGAAAAACAAAAACCAAAAAAGCATGCATTTTTGCATTCAATACTAGCTTTTTTGTGCGGAGGAATAATTGGATTATTAGGGCAATTAGAATATAATCTTTTGATTAAATACGGTCAATTGGATCAGAAGAGTTCTTTGACCCTTGTTTCCATAACTTTTATTTTTATCAGTGTATTTTTGACATTTTTGGGTGCCTATAAAAAATTAGGTCAAATTTTTGGTGCGGGGTTATTTATACCTATTACTGGCTTTGCTAATTCTATGGCTAGTGCTGCAATTGAATATAAAAGCGAAGGTCCGATATTCGGGCTGGGAAGTAAAATGTTTTCACTTGCAGGATCGGTTGTGGTCTATGGAATATTAGCGGCATTTTTCTATGCATTAATATATTTTTTGTTGATGAAATTAGGAATAGTATATGCAGTCATATAG
- a CDS encoding spoVAD (product inferred by homology to UniProt), whose translation MQSYRFENVYIKSVSAVAGPKEKDGPCGNLFDKTYTSLYAEKKTLEEGEKTMQEDAINIALIKAGLDIKGPELLISADLNNQLACSSKVASSYISSFLGIYSACASSAEGVILASLLLERSNIKNALISSTSSFGTAERQFRYPLEYGIPKKQTTTLTVTGSGSMVLGKKTTDLKITEATLGKVFDPGWKDVNDMGGAMSFAAYKTLKSHFENLGTKPSDYDLIITGDLSIIGSNILLDLFKEEGIEIKNHNDAGKIIYQREKQKAFCGGSGIACLPLVAYTKIYEKLKKKEYRKVLLAATGALFDPVYVQQKQSIPAICHCYTIERG comes from the coding sequence ATGCAGTCATATAGGTTTGAAAATGTTTATATAAAAAGTGTTTCTGCTGTTGCAGGTCCGAAAGAAAAAGATGGACCATGTGGAAACTTATTCGATAAAACTTATACTTCTTTATACGCTGAAAAGAAGACATTAGAAGAAGGTGAAAAGACAATGCAAGAAGATGCAATCAATATTGCATTGATTAAAGCTGGTTTAGATATTAAAGGTCCAGAACTTTTAATTTCGGCTGATTTAAATAATCAGCTTGCTTGTTCATCTAAAGTGGCTAGTTCATATATATCATCATTTTTAGGAATTTATAGCGCTTGTGCTTCTTCAGCAGAAGGTGTTATTTTAGCTTCTTTACTTTTAGAAAGAAGCAATATAAAAAATGCACTGATATCTTCAACCTCATCTTTTGGTACGGCTGAAAGGCAATTTCGTTATCCACTTGAATATGGAATACCAAAAAAACAGACAACAACTTTAACAGTGACGGGCAGTGGTAGCATGGTCTTAGGAAAAAAGACAACTGATTTAAAGATAACAGAAGCAACATTAGGAAAAGTCTTCGATCCTGGCTGGAAAGATGTTAATGATATGGGTGGAGCGATGAGCTTTGCGGCCTATAAAACATTAAAATCTCATTTTGAAAATTTAGGAACAAAACCATCAGATTACGATTTGATCATCACTGGAGATCTTTCGATTATTGGAAGCAATATTCTTTTAGATTTATTTAAAGAAGAAGGGATTGAAATTAAAAACCATAATGATGCTGGCAAAATAATTTATCAAAGAGAGAAACAAAAAGCGTTTTGTGGCGGAAGTGGAATTGCATGTTTACCTTTAGTTGCCTATACAAAAATTTATGAAAAACTGAAGAAAAAAGAATATAGGAAAGTACTTTTAGCAGCAACAGGAGCATTATTTGACCCAGTATATGTCCAGCAAAAACAGAGTATACCAGCAATTTGCCATTGCTATACGATAGAAAGAGGGTAA
- a CDS encoding stage V sporulation protein AE (product inferred by homology to UniProt), protein MEYLYSILILGTICLIAQIIYENTKWTPGHITSLFVVLGALLETFSVFDKLLEIAPAGASLAILSFGHLLTHSAVNGAKDGIVGILKELLVPASSSLVTVIVLSFLASLFKKSHL, encoded by the coding sequence ATGGAATATTTATACTCAATATTGATATTAGGAACAATATGTTTAATTGCTCAAATAATCTATGAAAATACCAAATGGACACCAGGTCATATAACATCATTGTTTGTTGTATTAGGAGCTTTACTTGAAACATTTTCTGTTTTTGATAAACTACTTGAAATTGCACCAGCAGGAGCATCGCTAGCTATCTTAAGTTTCGGACATCTTTTAACTCATTCTGCAGTTAATGGGGCAAAAGATGGAATAGTAGGAATATTAAAAGAATTATTAGTACCTGCTTCATCAAGTTTAGTGACAGTAATTGTCTTATCTTTTTTGGCTTCATTATTTAAAAAATCGCATCTATGA
- a CDS encoding stage V sporulation protein AF (product inferred by homology to UniProt) has translation MKNTFYEISSSYLKIGLRTEENFDATMKKIKKNRKEYTLFYLSTLTDNMEIMAITQSIVENPTYNIQELILNGAVSKTQDLKNMMKLALSGVAILLIKGKDYALAIESRSYHGRSLTEPDSEKTIRGSKDGFNESINDNISLIRRRIRSSDFKIELYSIGKKSKTDVAMVYLNNVADEKIIREIKSKLKRIDVESLVMTDRALEEELFGQKFNPFPLARYTQRPDIASINLLKGKIILIVDTSPSVIIVPISLFDHLKSVEEYRQPPLVGSFIKFIRTLAILVSIFLIPLWYVLVTESNISNFFIIQPTNSESLIPIFMQIIMAEFFVETIGLAVIYTPNVLTSTIGIVAAIIMGSVSIDLNLFLPEVLLYVAVSAISSYSTPSYELSLANRLVKYSLLILSILFGSSGLLLGVLILFCYLARIHVLDKYYLSPIIPFNGNDFFKLFFRKSNEEKKIL, from the coding sequence ATGAAAAATACTTTTTATGAGATCAGCAGTTCGTATTTAAAAATTGGTTTAAGAACTGAAGAAAACTTCGATGCAACGATGAAAAAGATAAAGAAGAATAGAAAAGAATATACGCTTTTCTATTTATCTACTTTGACAGATAATATGGAAATAATGGCAATAACACAAAGCATAGTTGAAAATCCAACATATAATATTCAAGAATTAATTCTAAATGGTGCGGTAAGCAAAACCCAAGATTTGAAAAATATGATGAAATTAGCGCTTAGTGGAGTAGCTATTTTACTTATCAAGGGAAAAGATTATGCCTTAGCTATTGAAAGTCGCAGTTATCATGGAAGAAGTTTAACAGAACCAGATTCAGAAAAAACAATACGCGGTTCTAAAGACGGCTTTAATGAAAGCATAAACGATAATATAAGTTTAATACGAAGAAGAATAAGAAGCAGTGATTTTAAAATTGAATTATATAGTATAGGCAAGAAATCAAAAACCGATGTTGCTATGGTATATCTAAATAATGTTGCTGATGAAAAAATAATAAGAGAAATTAAAAGCAAATTAAAAAGAATCGATGTTGAAAGTCTAGTTATGACCGATAGGGCATTAGAAGAGGAATTGTTTGGACAAAAATTTAATCCATTTCCACTAGCAAGATATACTCAAAGACCAGATATAGCTTCGATTAATTTGTTGAAAGGAAAAATAATATTGATAGTTGATACTTCACCGAGCGTTATCATTGTTCCTATTTCTTTATTTGATCATTTAAAAAGTGTTGAAGAATACCGGCAACCGCCACTGGTTGGAAGTTTTATTAAATTTATACGAACATTAGCAATTTTAGTATCTATTTTTTTAATTCCATTATGGTATGTCCTAGTGACAGAGAGCAATATTTCAAATTTTTTTATCATACAACCAACAAATTCGGAAAGTCTTATACCAATTTTTATGCAGATAATAATGGCAGAGTTTTTTGTTGAAACAATCGGGTTAGCAGTAATATATACCCCTAATGTTTTAACTTCAACTATTGGAATTGTTGCCGCAATTATTATGGGTTCAGTGAGCATAGATTTAAATTTGTTCTTGCCAGAAGTACTTTTGTATGTGGCGGTGTCTGCTATTAGCAGTTATTCAACACCAAGTTATGAACTTTCATTAGCCAATAGATTGGTAAAATATAGCCTTTTGATTTTATCAATTCTTTTTGGAAGTTCTGGATTATTGCTGGGAGTTTTGATACTATTTTGTTATTTAGCAAGAATACATGTTTTGGATAAATATTAT